The Thioalkalivibrio nitratireducens DSM 14787 DNA segment ACCGAGGTGGTCAACAACGGCTTCGTGATCGTGATCATGCACCACTGGAACGACCGCGAGCGTTTGTCCTGGGAGGTGATGGAGGACATTAACGCATCGCTTGCCGAGATCCCGGGGATCCAGTCCCGGCTGGTGATGCGCCAGGGGCTTTCCCGTGGGCGAATCGGCCAGCCGGTGCAGTTCGTGATCACCGGGCCCGACTACGACGAACTGGCCGAGTGGGGCCAGACCCTACTGGAACGGGCCGAGGAAATTCCCGGGCTCGCGCGCCTGGATCTCGATTACAAGCCGACCCAGCCGCAGGTGACCGTCCGCATCGACCGTGACCGCGCGGCCGACCTCGGGGTGTCGCTGGCCACGGTCGGCCGAACGCTCGACGTGATGCTGGGCGGCCGCGCGGTGACCACCTACATCGATCGCGGCGAGGAGTACGACGTGATCATCGAGGGCCGTTCGGACCAGCGCCGCACGCCGGGCGACATCTCCAACCTCTACGTGCGTTCGGACAGCGGGGAACTGATCCCGCTGTCGAGCCTGGTGAGCTACCAGGAGGTTGCCGGGGCCGGCTCGCTGGAGCGCTACAACCGCGCCCGTTCGGTCACGCTCTCGGCGGCGGTGCAGGAGGGCTATACTCTCGGCCAGGTGCTGGCGGCGCTGGACGCCGCCGCCGACGAGGTGCTGCCGCCGGAGGCGCGGATCGACTACAAGGGCGAGTCGCTGGATCTGCGCGAGGGCAGCCAGGCGGTGTTTTTTACCTTTGTGCTTGCGCTGGTGATCGTCTACCTCGTGCTCGCGGCTCAGTTTGAGAGCTTCGTGCACCCGTTCGTGATCATGCTGACGGTGCCATTGGCAGTGGTCGGCGCATTGCTCGGGCTCTACCTCACCGGGCAGACGATCAACATCTACAGCCAGATCGGGATGGTGATGCTGATCGGGCTTGCGGCGAAGAACGGCATCCTGATCGTCGAGTTCGCCAACCAGCTGCGCGACCACGGGCGCGAGTTCAGCCATGCCGTGGTCGAGGCGGCTAGCATGCGCCTGCGCCCGGTGCTGATGACCGCGCTGACCACGGTGGCCGGCTCGATCCCGCTGATCCTGGCCACCGGCCCGGGTGCCGAAACGCGCTTCGTGATCGGCATCGCGGTGTTCTCCGGCGTCCTCTTCGCGACCCTGTTCACGCTGTTCGTGATCCCCGCCTCCTACGGGTTGCTCGCGCGCCAAACGACGTCCCCTAAGGCGATGACCCGACGCATCGAGCAACTCGACTCGCGCATCGACGATGTCGACCGCGGCCGCGAGGGCGGAGTCGCCTAGTGGGGCACGCGGGAAGTCCGTATCGCTTCACCGGACGCGCCGGCGCTGCGCCGGCTCACGTCCGGCCGCCGGCCCCGGACGGGCTCCTCTCGAACTGCAGCACTGAGGAGTTGATGCAGTAACGCAGACCGGTCGGCGCCGGGCCGTCGGGAAACACGTGCCCGAGATGCGCCTGGCAGCGGCCGCAGCGCACCTCGGTACGGAGCATCCCGTGACTCATATCGCGGTGTTCGGATACCGCGTCGCGGCTGGCCGGCGCGGTGAAACTCGGCCAGCCGGAACCCGAATTATACTTGTCGGTGGAACGGAACAGTTCGGCCCCGCAGCCGACGCAGTGATAGCGTCCCGGTGCCTTGTGATCGTGGTATTGGCCGGTGAAGGCCGGTTCGGTGCCGCCTTCGCGCGCGATGCGGTACTGCTCCGGGGTCAGCCGTTGCCGCCACTCGGCATCGGAAAGCTCGTCGAATCGGGACATCAGGGGGCTCCTCGGGAACGGGCTGTGTCGCGGGCGGGGCGCAAGCTTGGCCGGTTCACCGGCATTGTGTATGGTTACGGGCTGTGTGCGGCTCATCCGGAGCCGCGGGCCGCCCCGGGGGCCGGCAGGTACATCGCGCCGGTTACGCCTCCCCCGAAAGAGCCTGCCCGAGAGTCTAGCCGGCGCCGCTAGGCCTCTGAAGGATCCCACCCAAGCCGCGAGGAGAAACGTGAAGAAAACCCAGAGCAAGGCGCGGGCCGGCGAGGGCCTCTACCTCGTGCTGATCAGTGTGCACGGCCTGATCCGGGGCAGCAATCTGGAACTGGGTCGCGATGCCGACACCGGCGGCCAGACGCTCTACGTGGTGGAACTCGCGCGCGCGCTGGCGCGGCACTCGGAGGTGGGACGCGTCGACCTGGTGACCCGGCACGTGGAGGACAGCCGCGTGGCCAACGACTACGCGGTGCCCGAGGAGGACCTCGGGCACGGTGCCCGCATCGTCCGCGTCGAGTGCGGTTCCCGGCGCTACCTGCGCAAGGAGAAGCTCTGGCCGCACCTCGACTGCTTCGCCGACAACCTGCTGGACCACATCCGCAAGGTCGGGTTGCGCCCGGACGTGGTGCACGGACACTACGCGGATGCCGGCTACGT contains these protein-coding regions:
- the msrB gene encoding peptide-methionine (R)-S-oxide reductase MsrB, with the protein product MSRFDELSDAEWRQRLTPEQYRIAREGGTEPAFTGQYHDHKAPGRYHCVGCGAELFRSTDKYNSGSGWPSFTAPASRDAVSEHRDMSHGMLRTEVRCGRCQAHLGHVFPDGPAPTGLRYCINSSVLQFERSPSGAGGRT